One window of Perca flavescens isolate YP-PL-M2 chromosome 6, PFLA_1.0, whole genome shotgun sequence genomic DNA carries:
- the vamp1b gene encoding vesicle-associated membrane protein 1 yields MSAPDAAAPGGAPGAPGAPGADGAPGGAPPGPPNTSSNRRLQQTQAQVEEVVDIMRVNVDKVLERDQKLSELDDRADALQAGASQFESCAAKLKNKYWWKNCKMMIMMGIIGVIVVGIIFLYFFY; encoded by the exons AT GTCTGCCCCAGATGCCGCTGCTCCAGGTGGAGCCCCCGGTGCTCCAGGAGCCCCTGGTGCAGATGGAGCCCCAGGTGGCGCACCTCCTGGCCCACCCAACACTTCCAGCAACCGCAGGCTACAGCAGACACAGGCCCAAGTCGAGGAG GTGGTGGATATCATGCGAGTGAATGTGGACAAGGTTTTGGAAAGGGACCAGAAGCTTTCAGAGCTGGATGACAGAGCGGACGCTCTCCAAGCCGGAGCCTCCCAGTTTGAAAGCTGTGCAGCTAAGCTAAAGAACAAGTACTGGTGGAAGAACTGCAAG ATGATGATTATGATGGGTATCATCGGAGTCATTGTGGTTGGAATAATATTCT TGTACTTCTTCTACTGA
- the mrpl51 gene encoding large ribosomal subunit protein mL51: MAVLGGLLKAGASFCQSAATLLHTARTISTGTCCQIRMHAIPQLKKVDRWTEKRSMYGVYDNIGILGDFKAHPKDLIMAPCWLKAFKGNELQRLIRKKKMVGDRMMTLDKHNLEKRIRFLYRRFNRTGKHR; the protein is encoded by the exons ATGGCTGTATTGGGAGGGTTACTGAAAGCTGGAGCGTCCTTCTGTCAGTCTGCTGCGACTCTGCTACACACAGCCAGGACCATTTCTACTG GCACATGCTGTCAGATCAGGATGCATGCCATCCCTCAGCTGAAGAAGGTGGACAGGTGGACTGAGAAGAGGAGCATGTATGGAGTTTATGATAACATAGGCATCTTAG GGGACTTTAAAGCTCATCCCAAAGACCTGATCATGGCTCCCTGCTGGCTGAAGGCTTTCAAAGGGAACGAACTGCAGCGTCTAATTAGAAAGAAGAAGATGGTGGGAGATAGAATGATGACTCTGGACAAACACAACTTGGAGAAGAGGATCCGCTTCCTCTACAGACGCTTCAACCGTACTGGCAAACACCGATAA
- the lag3 gene encoding uncharacterized protein lag3 — translation MLLEYFIFGLITFLMRGSQCEETEVFAEVGSQAVLPCKCNPSSPYIPSIVWSKANKGTVWRKQKSGLQYWGSSWSSKGTQRIQCPHGQYERGDFNLQINNVMGEDGGVYSCRVEHRDQVTVNVVILRIIEVSVSSLVSIWGNDVSISCKVTPWPYGASVHWMLNNSPFVPQTENASNKDTTKSVVREKATARLAGNWTCVMDYKGKEGRASAALTVKGIIHPSKENTQVYAALASAVTLPCVFSPGLIPSNLAWEKLKPEFLFKPAPSRLPASFSQSPPFSQRPFDKSATLKEVGFEDAGRYRCSGTIEGQRLTRNMQLVVAKIDSVSKKTGSVTLTCQLTDTSKVINYEWVNVIYDLNGTQSVRSIQKGKTLIISKVSEENQGEWTCRFYGKEGILGNVTYHIQLMSGLSGQKSSGGSHNTAAVVGLGFLLLVLLLILAQMYKNHQRRKRIFQYPALETIVHTVSNEREQRNQLKK, via the exons atgctGTTGGAGTATTTCATCTTTGGGCTGATTACCTTTCTTATGCGag GGTCTCAATGTGAGGAAACGGAGGTGTTTGCTGAAGTAGGCTCTCAGGCTGTACTACCCTGTAAATGTAACCCTTCGTCCCCCTATATCCCCTCCATCGTGTGGAGTAAAGCCAACAAAGG CACTGTTTGGAGAAAGCAAAAGAGCGGTCTGCAGTACTGGGGCTCTAGCTGGTCATCAAAAGGCACCCAACGCATACAATGCCCCCACGGCCAGTATGAGAGAGGCGATTTCAACCTGCAAATCAACAATGTGATGGGGGAGGATGGAGGAGTTTACTCCTGCAGGGTGGAACACAGAGACCAGGTCACTGTAAATGTGGTCATACTCAGAATCATTGAAG TGTCCGTCTCTTCATTGGTTTCCATATGGGGGAACGATGTTTCGATTAGCTGCAAAGTGACCCCTTGGCCTTACGGAGCCTCTGTGCATTGGATGTTGAACAACAGCCCATTTGTGCCTCAGACTGAAAATGCCTCAAACAAAGATACCACTAAAAGTGTTGTGAGGGAAAAGGCTACAGCGAGACTGGCAGGAAACTGGACCTGTGTCATGGACTACAAGGGCAAAGAGGGGCGAGCTTCGGCAGCTCTGACTGTGAAGG GAATTATCCACCCATCtaaagaaaatactcaagtgTATGCTGCCTTGGCATCTGCAGTCACACTCCCCTGTGTGTTCTCCCCTGGTTTGATCCCCTCTAATCTAGCCTGGGAGAAGCTGAAACCTGAGTTTCTTTTTAAACCTGCTCCCAGTCGCCTTCCTGCCTCTTTCTCTCAATCCCCGCCGTTCTCTCAGCGGCCCTTCGATAAATCTGCCACTTTGAAAGAAGTTGGGTTTGAGGATGCGGGCAGGTACAGATGCTCTGGCACCATTGAAGGACAACGGTTGACTCGAAATATGCAGCTTGTCGTTGCCAAAA TTGATAGCGTGTCAAAGAAAACAGGCTCTGTGACGCTGACCTGCCAACTGACCGACACGAGCAAAGTCATCAACTATGAGTGGGTTAATGTGATCTATGACCTCAATGGCACCCAGTCAGTTAGGTCCATCCAGAAGGGGAAGACCCTGATCATAAGCAAGGTATCCGAGGAGAACCAGGGCGAATGGACATGTCGTTTCTATGGGAAAGAgggcattttgggaaatgtaaCATACCACATTCAACTAATGa GTGGTCTGAGCGGACAAAAGTCTTCTGGTGGCTCACATAACACCGCGGCTGTGGTCGGTCTTGGCTTTCTCCTCCTTGTTCTGCTGCTGATTTTGGCTCAGATGTACAAGAACCACCAAAGG aggAAAAGGATCTTTCAGTACCCTGCGCTGGAGACCATTGTTCATACCGTCTCCAATGAGCGGGAGCAGAGGAACCAATTGAAAAAGTAA
- the LOC114557498 gene encoding uncharacterized protein LOC114557498 translates to MGVRGEEVGIHAEKEERMAESLMRTGKQRLIWNHRAHFAPNLDHFTHSIEVDPSRCNTTGPHALLYPDVDYPTDEHSTLQPPHEPAISREGPEVFRLQGEGEISTKRDSDSKSVNQDSRRNSYSQSGHMETSPEAWGCSKNLRSPGLRRRRPISNPQGSSYQTSRQFFQGSEQAWSDSNSYSLPNSNSDLKRNSLPPGSDSHRVLKLGSLKPWNMNDRVSPDPQTLSESELPDLNFCKRVKTQRSASIPNIIIKGGHGLRVDSSSLHTLPQAVDVPFPISRHNPAGHHSPLEGLLERAKERDGFKRDRNLKMDNLKSTYPPPSPLFSTTPSPSPSDGNRDTDCEEEVELMRHRALTVSKGWKEHLVDGYEDDKKNSDFTDGVNVDWPGWCFDDKEVMDYLRPGGEGFMESISQSLAFWDIHGRSEQEDGEYSQV, encoded by the exons ATGGGAGTGAGAGGAGAAGAAGTTGGGATCCAcgcagagaaagaagagagaatgGCTGAATCTCTGATGAGAACAGGAAAGCAAAGGTTGATCTGGAACCACAGAGCGCACTTTGCCCCTAATCTGGATCATTTCACTCACAGTATTGAAGTTGATCCATCAAGATGCAACACAACTGGACCACATGCTCTCTTATATCCAGATGTTGACTACCCAACAGACGAACATAGTACTTTACAACCTCCTCACGAACCAGCAATATCCAGGGAGGGGCCGGAGGTTTTTAGACTACAAGGAGAAGGAGAAATATCAACAAAGAGAGACTCTGATTCCAAGTCAGTTAACCAGGACTCCAGGAGAAATTCCTACAGCCAGTCTGGACACATGGAGACTTCTCCAGAGGCTTGGGGTTGCTCCAAAAATCTGAGGTCACCTGGGTTACGAAGGAGGAGGCCAATCAGTAATCCTCAGGGCTCCTCTTATCAGACATCTAGGCAGTTCTTCCAAGGCTCAGAACAGGCTTGGTCTGATTCAAACAGTTACTCTCTCCCCAACTCAAACAGTGACCTGAAGAGAAACTCTCTTCCTCCTGGCTCAGATTCACACCGGGTGCTAAAGCTGGGCTCCCTGAAGCCATGGAACATGAATGATAGAGTCTCTCCAGACCCCCAAACATTGTCTGAATCTGAGCTTCCTGATCTTAACTTCTGTAAGAGAGTGAAAACCCAAAGGAGTGCATCCATTCCTAACATTATCATTAAAGGAGGCCATGGACTTCGTGTGGACTCAAGTAGTCTGCACACGTTACCTCAAGCAGTTGATGTGCCTTTCCCCATCTCAAGACATAACCCAGCCGGACACCACTCGCCTCTGGAGGGTCTTTTGGAAAGAgccaaagagagagatggattcAAAAGAGACAGAAATTTGAAAATGGACAATTTAAAGTCGACGTATCCTCCTCCTTCCCCTTTGTTTTCCACcacaccatcaccatcacccagtgatggaaacagagacacagactgtgaggaggaggtggagctgATGAGACACAGAGCCCTCACAGTGAGTAAAGGATGGAAGGAGCACCTGGTGGACGGATATGAAGATGACAAGAAGAACAG TGACTTTACAGACGGAGTAAATGTGGACTGGCCTGGTTGGTGCTTTGATGATAAGGAAGTCATGGATTATTTACGACCTGGAGGCGAAGGGTTTATGGAGAGCATCAGCCAATCTTTGGCTTTCTGGGATATCCACGGACGTTCAGAGCAAGAGGACGGGGAGTATAGTCAGGTGTAG
- the LOC114557327 gene encoding pleckstrin homology domain-containing family G member 5 yields the protein MDPTKLSLSSKAPHVNGVGNNSLMEEASVPWRDGVDMERQRDTETREPDVVDGTTAAAETNHHHRGSADKHKFNTLGYQRRTKQKVVTDFATVTKGSSAGAKPRGALRQVLFSQGVSEKSEERGQLEVLKQGLGAYALPANLKWRWKEESQGTTLENNWTDIVHAHSTMSKMQRHQQEALWEFVHTELTYINKLIVIKDLVIAALVNLHQHGFLLEVTPELLFSNLPSILTAHQLFWQEVIYPMLQEVRRTGNPFDPMMLEAGCLQFPKRFFSYQNYCWEEENNLEFTRRHIESNPHFLAYVQWVETHPQCERMRLGDMQAKPHQRITKYPLLLKAMLKTTQDPHVQHTLRGMLSSVNSFLESINNYLKLKDEELALTISAQRVEGYEVEGINEDIDKHVQMICQFDLTCPISGVGPNVVRKLLLEENLKIRGRKDSKLEVVALLFSDVLLMTKVQKKGERLKVVRPPLALDRTYCIALKDGCSFVLVEVGELQSVMNVYIFAASTSESCSTWVSTINQAKEKLRNLRQAESNRQLENWKTQQLEAKPVTEAKMDDMEREEQLLTQSRQETFVDELTQEFIIPRSINGIPSTMAVN from the exons ATGGATCCAACCAAGCTCAG CCTTTCCTCAAAGGCACCGCATGTAAACGGTGTGGGAAATAATTCACTGATGGAAGAAGCATCAGTGCCGTGGCGAGACGGTGTGGACAtggagaggcagagggacaCAGAAACCAGAGAGCCAGACGTTGTTGATGGGACGACAGCAGCTGCAGAGACAAACCATCACCACAGGGGGTCAGCAGACAAACACAAGTTCAATACGTTGGGCTATCAG AGGCGGACCAAGCAGAAGGTTGTGACTGACTTTGCGACAGTGACTAAGGGATCATCTGCAGGAGCCAAACCCAGAGGTGCACTGAGACAGGTCCTGTTCAGCCAGGGAGTGTCTGAGAAGTCTGAG GAGCGAGGTCAGCTGGAGGTGTTGAAGCAGGGTCTGGGGGCCTACGCTTTGCCGGCTAATCTAAAGTGGAGGTGGAAGGAGGAAAGTCAGGGAACCACGCTGGAAAATAACTGGACCGATATAGTGCACGCTCATTCA ACGATGTCGAAGATGCAGAGACACCAACAGGAGGCGCTGTGGGAGTTTGTCCACACTGAGCTCACCTACATCAACAAGCTCATTGTCATCAAAGAT TTGGTTATTGCAGCTCTAGTCAACCTGCACCAGCATGGATTTCTCCTGGAG GTGACCCCTGAGCTGCTTTTCTCCAACCTTCCCTCCATCCTCACAGCACACCAGCTGTTCTGGCAGGAGGTGATTTATCCCATGTTACAGGAAGTCCGGAGGACAGGCAATCCCTTTGACCCCATGATGTTAGAGGCCGGTTGCCTGCAG TTCCCCAAGCGCTTCTTTTCATATCAGAATTACTGTTGGGAGGAGGAAAACAATCTGGAGTTCACACGCAGGCACATTGAGAGCAACCCACATTTCCTCGCTTACGTTCAG TGGGTGGAGACTCACCCTCAGTGTGAGCGGATGCGGCTCGGGGACATGCAGGCCAAACCCCATCAGAGGATCACAAAGTACCCTCTGCTGCTCAAGGCCATGCTGAAAACTACCCAAGATCCTCATGTACAGCACACACTCAGAGGCATG TTATCCAGTGTAAACAGTTTTTTGGAGAGCATCAATAACTACCTGAAGCTAAAAGATGAGGAACTCGCTCTCACCATCTCTGCTCAGAGGGTGGAGGGATACGAAGTGGAGGGAATAAATGAAGACATTGACAAG CATGTCCAAATGATCTGCCAGTTTGACCTAACATGCCCCATCAGCGGAGTAGGTCCAAACGTTGTTCGAAAGCTCCTGCTGGAGGAAAACTTGAAGATTCGGGGGAGGAAAGACAGCAAG CTGGAGGTGGTGGCTCTACTTTTCTCAGATGTGCTTCTAATGACCAAGGTCCAGAAGAAAGGAGAGCGGCTGAAGGTAGTTCGACCTCCTCTGGCCCTTGACAGAACATATTGCATAGCACTGAAAGATGGCT gTTCCTTTGTTCTTGTGGAGGTAGGTGAGCTTCAGAGTGTTATGAATGTCTACATATTTGCAGCCAGCACCTCAGAGAGCTGCTCCACATGGGTCTCCACCATCAACCAGGCGAAG GAAAAACTGAGAAATCTGAGACAGGCAGAGAGCAACAGACAACTGGAAAACTGGAAAACCCAGCAGCTTGAGGCCAAACCGGTCACAGAAGCCAAGATGGATGATATGGAGAGAGAAGAACAACTTCTTACGCAATCAAGACAAGAGACTTTTGTGGATGAACTTACACAGGAATTTATTATCCCCCGATCAATAAATGGGAT CCCATCAACAATGGCCGTAAATTAG